A stretch of DNA from Glycine max cultivar Williams 82 chromosome 18, Glycine_max_v4.0, whole genome shotgun sequence:
TTGAGTGCTTAATTACTTTGTTGGTGGTCACCTACCACTCATTGGATGACCATGGTCCATGGAGCTCCACTGTTATCAAACAATTGAAGCACTCACCCAATGAAAGCATGTGAATCTTCTTGCATTATGTTCAAACTgaccatattttattattaatttcatgattaatgCTCAACAAGTACGgggtaataatttattttttttacaatatatatGGTTCTTAACTTAGAAGTGTTTGACCAActtattattactttatttttatcttgtaACATTacagtatttattttattcaagtttatcctttaatatcaaattatttattttaattattacattacTTAAACTTCTAATTCTTGATATAACttctaacaaaataacaagtttTCAAAATGAACTAAAAACCCAATTAAAACAATGTTTTCTAAAAATGTTAAGGATatattaacaataatataaatatgttattatatgtatattgtatttattagccagttaatgattaattttattaaattgatttaattcagtaaattaactttataattaaaactaatttttcaattttaattaactttcaaCTTTTAACTAACTCAACAATTATTTTCCTTAAACATAGCCtatctattaattaattgacattGTACCTAACAATTTGTCTTCATCTAATACTTCCTTTACCGAATTAAGAGGACAAGATGCTTGTTTCTGTCTTACTAAGGACTATTATGGTAATGCAGTCTTTTAACACATTTTCTAACATTTACtgttaatgaaaatttatttaaaattttaaatcaaaagagacactaattaaaagtaaaaaatattaaaaaatttaatttaaaaatttcaccAGTTAATAACAGaaagtatgttaaaaaaaatgtacagaTGTTATAGTGTTTTAcaaacatttttcataaaagGATATCCTTATCAAACCATTCACTTTCACAAGATAAACACTGGAGATTGTTTTTAAATCTGTCCTACTTCGAACTTAAATATAAACAGCTAAAAAAGAGACTcaaatatataagtaattttaattattttcatcttatttaattatatcattccaatcaaatctaattttagttttaatgacTTTGTTATATTTGATATCAAGATCTAACAAATCACACACTTtagaaagaacaaaaaacttTATCTCTTAAGcatgattaataaaattaaataacattaacCAATTTCCTCACTTGATGCAAAGTTAGTTAATTttgcttaattatatttatgtccGGTGGGAGTAAGTTTTACTAAAACCGTGTAGAATGTATGCTGGTATTTCTATAGTCAGGAGAGTGATCTCTAACCTTTAATTATTCCATAATCAATACATATAGCAAcactaaattttatcaaaactcTAACTGAGCATTTCTCTGACTAGTGTtatacatttaataaataaaataattaagcagCCTAGCTAGTTGTAAATTAGAACACGAATTTACCCCCTCTAAGTATATATTTCTCTCTAAATGGTCGTTATAAATTGCCTCCATGTCTCAAATGTTAAGCAGGAGCCATTTAGAAAATAAGCTCTAGCCCATTTTATTTCTTCCCTTACTTATTCGTCATGAGATTGAGGCGTGGAAGTTAGAATCCAATAAACCATCAGTAAATAGAAAGCAGAAAAACATACATATACATGTTCAGAATCTCTTCCCCGGAATTTGTCCAGTTCAGGGGACGGAGTTATTGTTATTGCAATAACGGAAAAATGCACAATAATAGAGACATTGGACAACAACAGTGGATAGAGGGAGGGAGGAAGCAAAAGCATTAGAAATAATACATAAATAGCTTGTGGCGATCATAGCTTATTTTAATAGCAACCCTTGTGGTAGGCATATGGATCAGCACATCGGCTGTCTGTACCCGGACCAGGTTTGGCCCCATTACTAACATAATGACCGCTGAGACCCGAACAGGCGGCGGGACCGGGATTACTTGTACCTCCAGTCCCAGAGGGGCATGATCCTTCAGCGAGGATTCTGCGGAAGTGGGAGCTGGAGATGGTGGGAAGCTGTGAGTCCAAGTGGTGAACGTGGAGGCAGTCTTCTACGGAGCCATCGCACAGTACTGAAGTTGTGGTGTGGTTGGACTTGGACAACACTCCTGAAATGCTCAAATGTACCATAACCCACATCAGCAAACGCCTTGATGCTAATTGCTTCTTCATGTCTGCTAGCTACAAAGTCTTGAGAGATACTACTATTTTCATAAATTGCACACTGCATGTATAATATCCACCCTTGATATTGATATATGGACTACCAAGGTTCCGCTACATTCGAGTGCCAGTTAATTAAGCAAATTATTATATGTGAAATGATAATCATTGTCCGAACAttgaataaagaattaaaaaggaCAGATGTTTCATAAGTGCAAAAGTGagacaataaatttataattctcTAATAATAAGTACAGATGTTTCaatgaattattatttactGAATGATTAACTTAATCCATGATCGATCTTATTATACACAATTATTTCATTCGAAATGTTCATTATCTATGTATGATAACTATGATATCTTTAATTGTTAGTTTACTGatgattcatatatatatgtatcattGAAGTCACCAGGTAGCTTCTAAGTCTTTTTAAGACATTTGGCGTGAAAGAAAGTAAAAGCATGCAGAAGTGCATAACAAAGCCAAACCAAGCACAGTAAATCTTGTTGACTatatggaaaaatattttatgaagatagtttgtttgttttgtggatTAAAAGTTTGTGATCGAAAATGTAAACAATGTGATATTAGAAATGGTAATGGTTAAGATTTGGGTAGGATGCTATATTCCTATACCTATAGTATCTGCTTTCatattgcaatttaaaaataattgttgtatTCGGTTTCACACACCCGGAtagcatttttaatttttactctcATATTCATTTGTATCTATATACTTATACTTAACacactcaattaattaaaataattactataatcataataaattcattctaaaataatttaaatataatattaaaaaatatacacttaatataaaaaataaacaaatgttaataattataaCATTGATTCATCCAAActcaaatcataaataaataaaattaaaaaaataattatttgacatAAAAATCGTTAAAGTTAATATTATAATCGTTTGataaaaactttaattaaaagtttagtATTTTTCAACTCTCTGTTAGAGATTAAAgacttagaataaaaaatataattatttttcacaataaATTATGTGTGTGGATtggatattatatatttatcttgTATCCAACCTCAATATTACCGGTAATTATTCCTTctgtttatgaatatttttgtgATACTCATAGGATCTAGATATATTCCGTCATTAATATTcctatatttgttaaaaaaatttaaaatttattgatgagTATTGTTAATTTCTTGCAATATTGtagattctttatttattatgttttcctatacttttattttcatgaagaTGATGAGAATGAGATATTCTCATGACAACATGAGAAGTTATTCCTAATATGTAAACATGtcactttcatttttattttttatttaaattattttgaagtttaaaaaataattctaaaaaattaaaatgtaatcaaatacatttttaaatatacccaaaaataaaatttttagagATATgattcatgaaaataaaaaattaatttgtaaaacaaattccttagagagaaagaaagaagaaaaaaaatgtaagtataataaataaaatgatataagaaaaaagatatTGATGAAATATGTAATGTACATGTATACATTTCAAtttcatcacttttttttattagatactACGCatcagtctttttttttatttaatctaaatTATTGGGATGCTTGTTTCAGTttaatatgtttaaaattttgtcgCTGTGTGTCGGCCAAAGTTTGTTTCGTTGACTAATCACACGCAAAACGTAAAACAATCAGGCTTGCATGGACTGTTAACAAAAACGCAATTTTGTTCCTGATGTTAACATTTTAATTGTAGATTAGTTTAACAATTTTTTGCatgcatttaaataaattattaatgaattttattatagGTGCAATAATGCATCGAGTTATTAAAACTCCCTAGTTTTTATATTagtaaatgtttaaaatatgtCACGTACTGTAACAACCAAACAATTATTCaagaaagaggtaaaaaatcactaaatatttcttaaactttttatgtgaattttaaaatcatatattaaaatgtCTTATTTTTAGCAATTAAActtaaagaatttgaaaatactgaaaattttacaaagaattaatatttaatgtaaaaccAAAGGATTTTAATAAACATTTGATAtggaagaatttaatttaattttttcctcttttgcACGTTCTCTATGAACTCTCTCAGATTCTCACTACAAATACAAAACTTTCTCCTGTGCTCCTCCGTTTTATCATAGCCACTCTTCTCGTCATGATCTCGTAAGTCACTCTCTTCCTCATTTTATGGCTTATCATAGTCTTTCTCTACAATCCTATAAACTTCTCCAGTAAACTTTTCgcgcaaaaaaatattttttcacaattatgttttgtaagaaaagaaaattgaaaaatagtttAGTAATGACTTGTCGACAATTCTTTATGATAATTTGTTCCAGTAAAGGACAATTCTTAAGAGAGAACTCAAActtgtttgatttcaaaatgccAAATATATAGATAATTAAGTTGATAATATTTAAAGGTATTAGAGAACTCAAAATTATAGCACTTCTAGATTTTTACTCATCACACTCATCAAATATCAAATTACATACAAGCtgacaacaaaaaaaacttacaacaaACAATCCAAACACTTTTAACCTAAAAGATCAAACAGGATCTGAACTTGTAGACTGCTCTAACTTCATCGTCCCTTTGGATCCTTAATCTCAGAGAAAAGATGGTCCGGGATCGACCTCTCCTCAGAGTCCTTACTTCCATAGCTACAATCTCCAACGTTTGTAGCCATACTCAATGCAGTGCTCTTACTATAATCCGAAAAAAGTAGACTACTATGGCTACTGCTAAACACGTCCTCGGTATCTTCACTCTCCGTCACTTCATTAACAGCACCCTCCTGAAGATGCAGAACAAACTCCAGCATCCGAACGGCGTCGTTCATGGAGGGCCTCTGAGTTCCATCCTCAAGCAAACAACTCAGCGCAACCTCACCATATCTTTGCAAACACTGAGGCGCTATCTGGCCCTTCAGTTTTGCATCCACAATTTCACTTAAAGTTCCCTTCTCGTTGCAATGCTTTGCCCAATTAACAAGTGAAATACGTTGCTTCTCCTCCCAACGGAGCAAAGGTTGCCTCCCAGACAATACCTCCAAGAGCACCACCCCAAAGGAATACACATCAGACTTCTCAGTCAAACGCTGTCGTTTGTAATACTCCGGATCTATATATCCAACGCTACCTTTCACCTGAGTGCTCACATGTGTCATTGAAGAACTAATGGGCCCAATTCGGGATAACCCGAAGTCTGAAACCTTGGCGACCCATTTCTCATCCAATAAGATGTTGGTGCTCTTCACGTCACGGTGAATGATCGTGTGCTTTGCACCTGTATGCAGATAGTGCAGTCCTCGTGCAGCACCTACGCATATCTGGAGCCTTTGTTTCCAtgaaagggaagggttatcAGTGTCGTAGAGATGCTCACGGAGGGTTCCGCGATCCATGAAATCATACACCAGTATCATTTCGTTGCTCTCGTAACAGTAACCAACGAGGGAGACAAGATGGAGATGGCGAAGTTGAGACAGCATTTCGATCTCGTTCATGAACTCCTGCGCACCTTGCCGAGAATCCGGTTTGAGCCTTTTGATTGCGACTCGGGTTGAACCGTCGTCGATGTAGCCTTTGTACACGTTGCCGAAGCCTCCCATGCCAACTACGAAGTGTTCGTCGAAGTTGTTGGTGGAGGCCCTGATTTCCGCGATTGAGAAGTGGCGGCAGAGGTTGGTTGGTAGTGATGATAAGCCACCACCCAGAGGAGTTTCGTCTTTTTCCTTGGAACCCATCTTCTTCTTGCGTTTGATGAGGAAGAAAGCGACAATAAAGGAGAGCAAAACGGCAGCAGAAACTGCACCTGCCACGGCGGCGGCAAGGGTTCTTGTGGTACCGCTGCTTTTATTGTTTGGTCTTTGAAGGGGAACCTTGGGCGTTTCTGGAAGACGGTCTGGGTCTGGGTTTGGCCCAGCAAGACTACCAGTTGAGTTGTTGATTTTGAATAGCTCAATTGCGTTTATTTGAGCGTCCTTGGCCAAGCTTTGAGGGTTAGGATGCATTTTCAGTGAAAGATTAAGCGTTTCCTGCTGATTCCCTGGGATGAAAACTACATACTGTTTAACCACTGGGACACCCTCCTGTTTATCGCTCCAACTGAGAATGTCTGCCCACTTTTCAACCAACTGATCCTGAACGAATATGAAGAAGCTCTGGTAACCAGGATTTTTCATTTCCGGGTTAAGCTGGCAAAAGTGTAACCTTAGCAAGTAGGTGAAGCCTGAATCAATGGGAAGTTGCCATGTGAGGTTGAACCCCATGTTGATGGTGCCATTATTTCCCATATTCCTTACGGATCGGTACACTGTGTCTGGTGCCGTGTAGTTAGGAATCTTTGTGAATCTCAGCTTAATTCCAGGGCCAATATCTAGAGATAGTACACTTTGAGTCGTTACATATTTGCTATCCACATCCCAGCTCCTGAGCATACCCGTGTCCTGTGAGGCCGGGATTTCTTGGTCTCCAACTCTTAACCGGTACTTTGTCTCCAGAGTAAAGTTGTTTTCAATGGGGAACAGGTTCGTATTGACACCAACGAGGTGAGGCAATCCAGTGATGTCGACGTCGTGAGGATTGGTGTAGTAGAGAAAAGGGGGCATTGAAACAATCTCTATTCCATTGATGAAAGCGTACGAATCTGGATTCTGAGATGTTTTGCTTGCAATGAAGGTTATGTTGAGCCGATCACCATCTTTGAGGTTGATGCAATACTCCCTGAACAAGTAGTCGCCAGGCTCGTTACCAGCGTCAGCATGGAGGGAAGCGTTGAAATTTTGAAGGAGGGTGTATGGGCCTGCTTTGACTGAGAAATAGGCTTTGGAGCGATGGAAGTTTTGGTAGGAAGTTGAGTAGAAGAAGAGACGAAGAAACTTTGGGCCTGTGGAGACAGGGAAAGAGTAAGTGAATTGGGAGTGAGACAAACGTGCATCGGTGTAAGGACCCTCTAGGGTAGATGGTGTGAGTGCAGGAGCAGCAACTGAGTCCTTGTTTTCTGAGAGGAATTTGATGTCTGCAGTCCAATTGCGACCATCGCGAGTGGACAAGTTACTGGAAGATCCACAGTTGATGCTGAAGAGTTCAACGGGACTATAAATAACATCTGCTATGGAAAGATAAGGAAAGAACAGCAACAGAAGGAAGAGGATGGTCCCTGAAGCAATTTGGGTGCTAGTTGTGTCCATGGATATAAGCTGTAATCGAAGCAGCACACAGTTGCAAAACAGTGAGCTCAAAATTATCAAGATTTCCTTTACTACTAGTGCAGGATGGTTcgtgtcttttttttctttcgttCTAAGCAAGCATGGGATTTCAAGTATATATACGCTTGcctttgatttttgtttgttttatgaacTGGCTGCCACAAGTCAAGCGACTGTGTGTGGAAATTTCAGCCACgacaaaaagaataatatatgaTTTGTAGACAACGATGTTAATagacattaattaagaaaaaagaaagagagagagaaaataataaagagatttaaaaaatgtcaaataggAAAAAcctatatatattgtttatgcattatttaaacataaaacaattaacattattgaataaaacaattaacATTATTGAATATGGTAGATcggtattttatttaattacttttatgtTGTTATTTGTTTGTAAATATACATTTCTAAAAGTTATCTTAAAACCGAAAGAGAATTTTTTATTGTGTCATTAGGATATAGAAGAAacttccattttattttatcatttagatGACGAAAGCACGgtgttattttattaagttataGGAAAAATGTGGAACATCtcatttaatgatattattattttctataaaaaaaatattcatattaaaaaagaaatatttttttatattattatgtttaaatAATGCAACATAACCCTTTTTTTTCTAACAAGAAAGGCTTAGACTACATATCAAAGAAACGAGGAAAACTAACAGCTATGAAGTCGTCCCACGTGGACCATATAATTAAATGCTCACTGTGACGTTTTATTTAACttatcttctttctctttcttccgCTTTtgaaaaatgcaacaaaaagCCAATTCTTATTCATGCACATCGTGGCAAAAAGCCAAAAATGCTTTACCTTTATATACAAAGTGAACCAGCCAatagatataatttattatcttcaCATACCAACCaacaaattatgtaaaatttgtaaaatttctgGAAGGGCCATGACCCTCTCACAGTAAGCTAAGTTCCGCCACCAACtattatattgataaattttgtcttcaaattttaaaaatatgtaagtttagttttttattcaataatttattatttttttatatttatttaaaagatattaaaatttaactattGGATTTCTTGGActaaaacttaatttatatgatttttaatgagTCAAACAACATCATATTcctaaaaatagatttttacaCAATAGAAGGAGTTTACATTGATTTCTCAAACTCATTACATTAAGGTGTTATAAGCCTATTTATAAACAAGCAAGATTGGCAACATCATATTcctaaaaatagatttttttaaattttatacaatAGTCTAGAATACTATAGTCTACTTAGGTCTTAAATCTTTTAACTATTGTTAATAATACTTTTATACTTTTCTCGTATATTTAATTTCTAGAAAAATCATGAGTTTCTAAGActtttgtcttattttttctaaaaatttgtaTCATATTTTAACACTTCTCCTTCATACAAATTTCAATAACTCCAAATTTGATCCATGATAACTTGAACTTTGTTGTTGATAGTTGTTAACTCATTGGTAAGTATATCAAATTTGTTACAAGTAATAAAGTattcggaagtccgagtgtcgaatccacatggactttgtttgtacttagattaatgcaaacccaaattaaaagcaatagataaagaatttaaaataaagataaaaaaatatagtagataagataaagatttgaaagaaaggataaaagatttaaagataaaaatagaatatagagaagataaaatatttaaaagataagataaggaaaagtaaaagataaaaatagaagataaaaataaaataaaatcaaaatatgttgGGACCTGACCTGCCTTGTTTGCCTAGGATGTACGAgttcataatttttctttgtcAATTTAGGTGACTCTCTTCTAGCCACATCTGTTACTTGCCCTTGATTCCTCAcaatgacaagcctattttatttatctatcttccacattcctttgcaaagactcaacaaataaaatgcatgaagtatgaattccagatgtttgcaagaatgcatgggcataaaattatcattctattcctagcaatgattttcttatgaaatcctttcttttttttctattagaagttaccctcttccaagtgtctaacccctaaaaccaatgcatgcataccttctttaaatcttatttagaagttaccctctcccgagcatctaacccctaacagaatataaagatgaataatgcaagataaaagcagaaaaaataatagaatagaaaacacctttgcattgataaatagtgagtacatcatacatcgtCTACTTTTAGGCATGCTAGGCCGTAACTAGGGGTTTAGTCACTCATCGTCATTGAGAGCTTTACAATGGATGAAGTATAAAAACTGATGGGATaagaggggtgaaagaaagggagtaaatgaaaTCCCTGGGAGAGGGGGTTCTGTGGTGTTCTCCTCTACTTGACTTGACTCCATTTTTATAGTTATTGTAGTGGACTTAGGCCTAATGctaaaaatcttcctttttgatattttgataTCTTTTGGATTTATTTGGCTTGTAATCATATCTTCTTGAGACTCGttgatattttagattttttttccaatcttttactcttttaatctctccttttcatatctgcaagctataaataagaaaaatatcaaatcttaatatttaagccaaagataactgctaaataaatattttaaagatattttcaatatatttttatcatcaaaataactcatatttaacaGTTATCAATAGTGTCTTCTTAAATATTCATTCTTATCCTGTAGTGCTCGAGCTCAATGTGCTTTTGCGTAGTTTCTTTGAAGTTTCTTCATAGTATATAGGCTCAAGTAAAGTATAACTGTGTTGCAAGTTTCATATATGTCCACCaagaattttattcattttggaGTAGACTCTCGAGAAGAATCTTGTTGTAGAGGTGACGGAAGCATACCTTCTTCTGTCACTTGTTAAACTTTTCTTGCTTC
This window harbors:
- the LOC100500577 gene encoding uncharacterized protein LOC100500577 precursor is translated as MKKQLASRRLLMWVMVHLSISGVLSKSNHTTTSVLCDGSVEDCLHVHHLDSQLPTISSSHFRRILAEGSCPSGTGGTSNPGPAACSGLSGHYVSNGAKPGPGTDSRCADPYAYHKGCY
- the LOC100776868 gene encoding receptor-like protein kinase FERONIA — encoded protein: MDTTSTQIASGTILFLLLLFFPYLSIADVIYSPVELFSINCGSSSNLSTRDGRNWTADIKFLSENKDSVAAPALTPSTLEGPYTDARLSHSQFTYSFPVSTGPKFLRLFFYSTSYQNFHRSKAYFSVKAGPYTLLQNFNASLHADAGNEPGDYLFREYCINLKDGDRLNITFIASKTSQNPDSYAFINGIEIVSMPPFLYYTNPHDVDITGLPHLVGVNTNLFPIENNFTLETKYRLRVGDQEIPASQDTGMLRSWDVDSKYVTTQSVLSLDIGPGIKLRFTKIPNYTAPDTVYRSVRNMGNNGTINMGFNLTWQLPIDSGFTYLLRLHFCQLNPEMKNPGYQSFFIFVQDQLVEKWADILSWSDKQEGVPVVKQYVVFIPGNQQETLNLSLKMHPNPQSLAKDAQINAIELFKINNSTGSLAGPNPDPDRLPETPKVPLQRPNNKSSGTTRTLAAAVAGAVSAAVLLSFIVAFFLIKRKKKMGSKEKDETPLGGGLSSLPTNLCRHFSIAEIRASTNNFDEHFVVGMGGFGNVYKGYIDDGSTRVAIKRLKPDSRQGAQEFMNEIEMLSQLRHLHLVSLVGYCYESNEMILVYDFMDRGTLREHLYDTDNPSLSWKQRLQICVGAARGLHYLHTGAKHTIIHRDVKSTNILLDEKWVAKVSDFGLSRIGPISSSMTHVSTQVKGSVGYIDPEYYKRQRLTEKSDVYSFGVVLLEVLSGRQPLLRWEEKQRISLVNWAKHCNEKGTLSEIVDAKLKGQIAPQCLQRYGEVALSCLLEDGTQRPSMNDAVRMLEFVLHLQEGAVNEVTESEDTEDVFSSSHSSLLFSDYSKSTALSMATNVGDCSYGSKDSEERSIPDHLFSEIKDPKGR